One Athene noctua chromosome 30, bAthNoc1.hap1.1, whole genome shotgun sequence genomic region harbors:
- the MFSD5 gene encoding molybdate-anion transporter, whose protein sequence is MFLASYSACALLLAACLALELAACRSRPPAAPHHANPAFRRFQRGYYRVYLPALAADWLQGPYLYKLYQHYRFLEGQIAILYVCGFASSVLFGLVSSSLVDRLGRKKSCVLFSLTYSVCCLVKLSRDYLVLAVGRVLGGLSTALLFSAFEAWYVHEHVERHDFPSEWIAVTFSRAAFWNNVIAVGAGGAADFFAEWLGLGPVAPFMVSIPLLVLSGVFAVQNWDENYGKKRAFSKTCGDGLKCLLSDRRVLLLGTIQALFESVIYIFIFLWTPVLDPHGAPLGVVFSAFMAASTLGSSLYRLAVSKRYHLQPVHLLSLAVLLVFFSLFMLTFSTSPGQESPAESFLAFLLIELSCGLYFPAMGFLRRKVVPEKDRLGVMNWFRLPLNLLACLGLLVLHDSDRQTGTRSMFGGCAAVALLALVAVGRLFALSRHDTELRLPPPTAPPDTADAAPEP, encoded by the coding sequence ATGTTCCTCGCCTCCTACTCCGCCTGCGCCCTCCTCCTGGCCGCCTGCCTGGCGCTGGAACTGGCCGCCTGCCGCTCCcggccccccgctgccccccaccaCGCCAACCCGGCCTTCCGCCGCTTCCAGCGGGGCTACTACCGCGTCTACTTGCCAGCCCTGGCCGCCGACTGGCTGCAGGGCCCTTACCTCTACAAACTCTACCAGCACTACCGCTTCCTGGAGGGACAGATCGCCATCCTTTACGTCTGCGGTTTCGCCTCCAGCGTCCTTTTCGGGTTGGTTTCTTCTTCTTTAGTCGATCGCTTGGGTCGGAAAAAATCCTGCGTTCTTTTTTCTTTGACCTACTCGGTTTGTTGTTTGGTTAAACTCTCCCGGGATTATCTggtgctggcagtggggagaGTTTTAGGGGGGTTGTCCACGGCGTTGCTTTTCTCCGCTTTCGAGGCGTGGTACGTCCACGAGCACGTGGAGCGCCACGATTTTCCCAGCGAGTGGATCGCCGTCACCTTCTCCCGGGCGGCTTTTTGGAACAACGTCATCGCCgtgggggccgggggagcggctGATTTCTTCGCCGAGTGGTTGGGGTTGGGCCCGGTGGCTCCGTTTATGGTCTCCATCCCCCTCTTGGTGCTGTCGGGGGTCTTTGCCGTCCAAAATTGGGATGAAAACTACGGGAAGAAACGCGCTTTCTCCAAAACCTGCGGCGATGGTTTGAAGTGTCTTCTCTCCGACCGGCGCGTCCTTCTCCTCGGCACCATCCAGGCTTTGTTTGAAAGCGTCATCTACATCTTCATCTTCCTCTGGACGCCCGTTCTGGACCCTCACGGCGCTCCCTTGGGGGTcgttttctctgctttcatggCCGCCAGCACGCTGGGCTCCTCGCTTTACCGCCTGGCTGTCTCCAAGCGTTACCACCTCCAGCCCGtccacctcctctccctcgctgtcctcctggttttcttctccctcttcatGCTCACCTTCTCCACCAGCCCCGGCCAGGAGAGCCCCGCCGAGTCCTTCCTCGCCTTCCTCCTCATCGAACTCTCCTGCGGGCTCTACTTCCCAGCCATGGGTTTCCTCCGCCGCAAAGTCGTGCCGGAAAAGGATCGTTTAGGGGTGATGAACTGGTTTCGCCTTCCCCTGAATTTACTGGCTTGTCTGGGTTTACTGGTTCTTCACGACAGCGACCGGCAAACGGGCACCAGGAGCATGTTCGGGGGCTGCGCGGCCGTGGCTCTGCTGGCGCTGGTGGCCGTCGGCCGCCTCTTCGCCCTCAGTCGCCACGACACCGAGCTCCGCCTGcccccccccacggccccccccgaCACCGCCGACGCTGCACCTGAGCCGTGA